A portion of the Oxynema aestuarii AP17 genome contains these proteins:
- a CDS encoding NYN domain-containing protein, which yields MEDGRREVEVDLSREFFEDLEDNNGHQKVESEIVDLVTGDDRAYPIFRQDEFDLSRKLEQFFENRFIQTKSFEVIAKKLSESLEDREQPRAISMILVDAENLKINQNTDRFLEDRAAYPLEVKIAFANWSNPSLGDWDRQLYSRGYQLIHVPKGKDGADAKAIAMGSSLSIRDRQLKEVFIGSNDRLLDHLCNELLNQGAIVYQVGIKGDRITLKHLNHGETKTYSLKDYEPIEDKLESIDLVQQKLESQNSKIEKIEKTLSSLERSVANIQKYIAKQGSLGGDRPTTETVSSNNSQKVQQEKEATVTQAGQFKTEADLATALVTIIRDRQKLSPNSPMNLIELGTEFRAIYSQSVGNLVKESKLAKNLSKFCEKRAEFRLDKSVNPYRIYLQSQNKSQQKQSADSHVNSNSTQSTHISSQSDLEQALQTLIISLRQKQSEKTVDLSIIGTEFHKRYNKSLSSVLEKLGMGKKVINFFKTSTKFKVHKTKNNYKISLS from the coding sequence GTGGAAGATGGAAGAAGAGAAGTTGAAGTTGACCTAAGTCGTGAATTTTTTGAGGATTTAGAAGATAACAACGGCCATCAAAAAGTAGAGAGTGAGATCGTCGATCTCGTGACTGGCGACGATCGCGCTTATCCGATCTTTCGACAAGACGAGTTCGATCTCTCTCGGAAATTAGAGCAGTTTTTTGAAAATAGGTTTATTCAGACGAAATCATTTGAGGTTATTGCTAAAAAACTCAGCGAATCTCTGGAAGATCGCGAGCAACCACGAGCAATTTCTATGATTTTAGTCGATGCCGAAAATTTAAAAATCAATCAAAATACCGATCGGTTTTTAGAAGATCGAGCGGCTTACCCGTTAGAAGTTAAAATCGCTTTTGCTAATTGGTCGAATCCTTCTCTGGGAGATTGGGACAGACAGCTTTACAGTCGCGGATATCAATTAATTCACGTTCCCAAAGGGAAAGATGGGGCGGATGCAAAGGCGATCGCGATGGGCAGTTCGCTATCGATTCGCGATCGCCAACTTAAGGAAGTTTTTATTGGTTCTAACGATCGTTTATTAGATCATTTATGTAATGAATTACTCAATCAAGGGGCGATCGTTTATCAGGTAGGGATTAAGGGCGATCGCATTACCCTCAAACATCTAAATCATGGCGAAACTAAAACTTATTCTTTAAAAGATTACGAGCCGATTGAAGATAAATTAGAGTCAATTGATTTAGTTCAACAGAAATTAGAGTCTCAAAATTCAAAGATTGAGAAGATTGAGAAAACGCTTTCATCTTTAGAGCGTTCAGTTGCAAATATACAAAAATACATTGCCAAACAGGGAAGTTTGGGGGGCGATCGCCCAACGACGGAAACAGTTTCTTCAAATAACAGTCAAAAAGTACAACAAGAAAAGGAAGCTACTGTAACTCAAGCGGGTCAATTTAAAACTGAAGCCGATTTAGCTACAGCTTTAGTTACAATTATCCGCGATCGTCAGAAACTATCGCCGAATTCCCCGATGAATTTGATTGAATTGGGAACTGAATTTCGAGCAATCTACAGTCAAAGTGTAGGAAATCTTGTTAAAGAGTCGAAATTAGCTAAAAATTTATCTAAATTCTGCGAAAAGCGAGCGGAATTTAGACTCGATAAATCAGTCAATCCTTACCGAATCTATCTACAGTCTCAAAACAAATCACAACAAAAACAGTCCGCCGATTCCCATGTCAATTCAAACTCCACACAATCGACTCATATCTCTTCACAATCCGACTTAGAACAGGCTTTGCAGACACTTATTATCTCTTTAAGACAAAAGCAATCTGAAAAAACTGTCGATCTATCCATTATTGGAACGGAATTTCATAAAAGATACAATAAATCACTCAGTTCGGTGTTAGAAAAGTTAGGTATGGGTAAAAAAGTTATCAACTTTTTTAAAACATCCACTAAATTTAAAGTACATAAAACAAAAAATAATTATAAAATTTCACTATCGTAA
- the cobS gene encoding adenosylcobinamide-GDP ribazoletransferase, with amino-acid sequence MDKYKPHFWEAIVQTSKKLGAGLAAAIAFYTCLPVPLSWTLEFRGIARFAPAVGLGVGALLALFDALLHLLDMPILTRTVLIVGIWIAITGGLHLDGAMDTADGLAVQDPQRRLEVMADSRTGAFGTMAAIAIILLKTAALNDLDSSRAIALMAAATWGRWGQLVAIARYPYLKATGKGAFHKESMHSPWDLLPGLAIAIALSVIQGSVGGGDWSLAIGMASAGSAIAILTGAWFNQQLGGHTGDTYGAVVEWTEALLLCVLAGF; translated from the coding sequence ATGGATAAATACAAGCCTCACTTTTGGGAGGCGATCGTCCAAACCAGCAAAAAATTGGGGGCGGGACTCGCCGCCGCGATCGCCTTTTATACCTGTTTGCCCGTGCCGCTCAGTTGGACCCTAGAGTTTCGCGGTATTGCCCGCTTCGCTCCCGCCGTCGGCTTGGGCGTCGGAGCCTTGCTAGCCTTGTTCGATGCCCTGTTGCATCTGCTCGACATGCCTATCTTAACGCGCACCGTCTTAATCGTCGGCATTTGGATCGCGATCACCGGGGGACTGCACCTCGATGGAGCCATGGATACCGCCGACGGACTCGCCGTCCAGGATCCCCAACGCCGATTGGAAGTGATGGCAGACAGCCGGACGGGCGCCTTCGGCACGATGGCAGCGATCGCCATCATCTTGCTGAAAACCGCCGCCCTCAACGATTTGGACAGTTCCCGCGCGATCGCCCTGATGGCTGCCGCCACCTGGGGACGCTGGGGACAATTGGTGGCGATCGCCCGCTATCCGTACTTGAAAGCCACGGGAAAAGGAGCCTTTCATAAAGAATCGATGCACTCGCCGTGGGATTTACTGCCCGGTTTGGCGATCGCGATCGCCCTGAGCGTCATTCAAGGGTCGGTCGGCGGTGGGGACTGGAGTTTGGCGATCGGGATGGCGAGTGCGGGCAGCGCGATCGCCATTCTCACCGGAGCGTGGTTTAACCAGCAACTCGGCGGTCATACCGGAGATACTTACGGCGCCGTCGTCGAGTGGACCGAAGCCCTATTATTATGCGTTTTGGCAGGATTTTGA
- a CDS encoding pentapeptide repeat-containing protein has protein sequence MSPLLPTHTPLTNHELSLQKPLGNDFIPANLTGEDLRGANLRGAYLREANLTGTDLSEATISYADLISANLAGANLTGADLSESNLNLANLSESILSGANLKGSNLVGTDLTEADLRGANLRGANLIGAKLNEANLSGANLSGADLSQADLRGTILQKAVYDLRTRFCDGLDPKNTGAYWITSDISLPGGNFSGVDLSGLNLKRADLRGANLRCAKLVETNLESANLFRANLSGADLTGANLKGAILHKAVYDVKTRLSEGIDLTLGGAYWIAPNVSLAEVNLSGVDLIGADLRGANLSSANLSGADMMGVDLTRANLRKVYLADANMKGADLRWADTIGASLNQVNLTQADLRCVDLTRADLRGANLRLADLREADLTGASLNQVNLSEADLRGVDLTRADLRGANLSGADLRKADLTKTNLQWANLEGTNLDNVDLSTVVR, from the coding sequence ATGTCACCGTTGTTGCCAACCCATACCCCATTGACCAACCACGAACTCAGTCTGCAGAAACCTCTTGGAAACGACTTCATTCCCGCCAACCTCACCGGGGAAGACCTTCGCGGTGCCAACCTCCGAGGCGCTTACCTGAGAGAAGCCAACCTCACCGGGACGGATTTGAGCGAAGCGACCATTTCCTATGCCGATCTGATTAGTGCCAATTTAGCAGGAGCCAACCTCACCGGAGCTGACCTCAGCGAAAGCAACCTCAATTTAGCCAACCTCAGCGAATCTATCCTCAGTGGGGCCAACCTCAAAGGCAGCAACTTAGTCGGAACCGACCTCACCGAAGCCGACTTGCGCGGGGCGAACTTACGCGGTGCCAATTTAATCGGCGCCAAACTTAACGAAGCGAACCTCAGTGGCGCCAACTTGAGCGGCGCCGATCTCAGTCAAGCCGACTTGCGCGGGACGATCCTGCAAAAAGCGGTCTACGACTTGAGGACCCGCTTCTGTGACGGACTCGACCCCAAAAATACTGGGGCCTATTGGATTACTTCCGATATTTCCCTTCCGGGGGGCAATTTCAGTGGGGTGGATTTGAGCGGACTCAACCTCAAACGGGCGGATTTGCGCGGTGCTAATTTGCGTTGTGCGAAGTTGGTCGAAACCAATTTAGAAAGTGCCAATTTATTTCGAGCCAATCTCAGTGGCGCCGACCTCACGGGAGCCAATTTAAAAGGCGCGATCTTGCACAAGGCGGTTTACGATGTCAAAACTCGGCTCAGTGAAGGGATCGATCTGACCCTCGGCGGTGCTTATTGGATTGCGCCGAATGTTTCTCTGGCTGAAGTTAATTTGAGTGGGGTGGATTTAATTGGGGCGGATTTGCGCGGCGCCAATTTGAGCAGTGCGAATCTCAGTGGGGCGGACATGATGGGGGTAGATTTGACTCGCGCCAATTTGCGAAAAGTTTATTTGGCGGATGCGAATATGAAAGGGGCGGATTTGCGTTGGGCCGATACGATTGGCGCCAGTTTGAATCAAGTCAATCTGACCCAAGCGGATTTACGCTGTGTCGATCTAACGCGCGCGGATTTGAGGGGGGCGAATTTACGCTTGGCGGATTTACGGGAAGCAGATTTAACGGGGGCGAGTTTAAATCAGGTGAATTTGAGTGAAGCGGATTTGCGAGGGGTGGATTTAACTCGGGCGGATTTGAGGGGGGCGAATTTAAGTGGGGCGGATTTAAGAAAGGCTGATTTAACGAAAACGAATTTACAGTGGGCGAATTTAGAGGGAACGAATTTGGATAATGTGGATTTGAGTACGGTGGTGAGGTGA
- a CDS encoding photosystem II reaction center protein K — protein sequence MEAAMLLAKLPEAYSIFDPLVDVMPVIPVFFLLLAFVWQAAVGFK from the coding sequence ATGGAAGCAGCAATGCTGTTGGCAAAACTGCCGGAAGCTTATTCAATCTTCGATCCGCTCGTCGATGTCATGCCAGTTATTCCGGTGTTTTTCTTGCTGCTGGCTTTTGTTTGGCAAGCTGCAGTCGGTTTCAAATAA
- a CDS encoding glutathione S-transferase family protein: MLKLYGGARSRASIVQWYLEELGIDYEFVFLDMQGGEHLQPEYLGINPMGKVPGIVDGDFKLWESGAILIYLSQKYGRASRSVTEEAEICQWVLFANATLGPGLFVESSRDREARRLLSPLDEILGQHSYIIGDEFGVADIAVGSMLIYASLMLNFDFNEYPALKDYLQRIGDRPAFKKTIGARSHS, translated from the coding sequence GTGTTAAAACTCTATGGTGGCGCCCGCAGTCGGGCTTCGATCGTGCAGTGGTATTTAGAAGAATTAGGGATCGATTACGAATTTGTTTTCCTCGACATGCAGGGCGGAGAACATTTACAACCGGAATATTTAGGGATCAATCCGATGGGGAAAGTTCCCGGAATTGTCGATGGCGATTTCAAGCTGTGGGAATCGGGAGCGATTCTAATTTATTTATCCCAAAAATACGGTCGAGCATCGAGATCGGTGACGGAAGAAGCAGAAATTTGTCAGTGGGTGCTGTTTGCGAATGCAACCCTCGGTCCGGGGTTGTTTGTCGAATCGAGTCGCGATCGCGAAGCGCGGCGTTTGTTGAGTCCGCTCGATGAAATTTTGGGGCAACATTCCTATATTATCGGCGATGAATTTGGGGTAGCCGATATCGCCGTGGGGTCGATGTTAATTTATGCGAGCTTGATGTTGAATTTCGATTTCAACGAATATCCGGCGTTGAAGGATTACCTACAACGAATTGGCGATCGCCCGGCGTTTAAAAAGACGATCGGCGCGCGTTCTCATTCGTAA
- a CDS encoding UbiD family decarboxylase codes for MARDLRGFLQFLEQRGQLRRISTPVDPDLEIAEISNRVLQAGGPALLFENVKGSDYPVAINCLGTEERVCWAMNMEKPAELETLGAKLGMLQQPKPPKKISQAIEFGKLLFDVLKAKPGRNFFPPCQEVIVEGDNLDLNKIPMIRPYPGDAGRIITLGLVITKDCETGIPNVGVYRLQLQSSTTMTVHWLSVRGGARHLRKAAQQGKKLEIAIALGIDPLLIMAAATPIPVDLSEWLFAGLYGGSGVALAKCKTLDLEVPADAEFILEGTITPGEMLSDGPFGDHMGYYGGVEDSPLIRFHCLTHRKDPIYSTTFSGRPPKEEAIIAIALNRIYTPILRQQVSEITDFFLPMEALSYKAAIISIDKAYPGQARRAALAFWSALPQFTYTKFVIVVDKEINIRDPRQVVWAISSKVDPSRDVFILPNTPFDTLDFASEKIGLGGRMGIDATTKIPPETEHEWGEALESDPEVASMVDRRWAEYGLADLNLDEVNPNLFGYEIGS; via the coding sequence ATGGCTAGAGACTTACGCGGATTTCTCCAATTCCTCGAACAACGCGGACAATTGCGGCGAATTTCCACCCCTGTCGATCCCGATTTAGAAATTGCCGAAATTTCCAACCGGGTCTTACAAGCAGGCGGTCCCGCCTTACTGTTTGAAAACGTCAAAGGATCCGATTATCCCGTCGCCATCAACTGTCTGGGAACCGAGGAACGAGTCTGCTGGGCCATGAATATGGAAAAACCCGCCGAACTCGAAACCCTCGGTGCAAAACTAGGGATGTTGCAACAACCCAAACCGCCGAAAAAAATTTCCCAGGCGATCGAATTTGGGAAACTCCTGTTTGACGTTCTCAAAGCTAAACCCGGACGTAACTTTTTCCCTCCCTGTCAGGAAGTTATCGTCGAAGGAGATAACTTAGATTTAAACAAAATTCCGATGATTCGACCCTATCCCGGCGATGCGGGACGAATTATTACCCTCGGATTGGTGATTACGAAAGATTGCGAAACGGGAATTCCTAACGTCGGCGTTTATCGCTTGCAGTTGCAATCGTCCACGACCATGACCGTCCATTGGTTATCCGTTCGTGGGGGGGCGCGTCACTTGCGCAAAGCCGCCCAACAGGGCAAAAAATTAGAAATTGCGATCGCCCTCGGAATCGATCCCTTATTGATTATGGCCGCCGCCACACCAATTCCCGTGGACTTGTCCGAATGGCTATTTGCGGGACTCTACGGCGGTTCGGGGGTGGCGTTAGCGAAATGCAAAACCCTCGATTTAGAAGTCCCCGCCGATGCCGAATTTATTTTAGAAGGAACGATTACCCCCGGGGAAATGTTGTCCGACGGTCCGTTTGGGGATCACATGGGGTATTACGGCGGCGTCGAAGATTCGCCCTTGATTCGCTTCCACTGTCTGACTCACCGCAAAGATCCGATTTACTCGACTACGTTTAGCGGGCGCCCGCCGAAGGAAGAAGCAATTATTGCGATCGCCCTCAACCGGATTTACACCCCGATCTTGCGCCAACAAGTCTCGGAAATTACCGACTTTTTCCTCCCGATGGAAGCCCTCAGCTATAAAGCGGCGATTATCTCCATCGATAAAGCTTATCCCGGTCAAGCCCGTCGCGCCGCCTTGGCGTTTTGGAGTGCGTTACCGCAATTTACATACACGAAGTTCGTGATTGTCGTCGATAAAGAGATTAATATCCGCGACCCGCGTCAAGTGGTGTGGGCGATTTCGTCGAAAGTAGACCCGAGTCGAGATGTTTTTATTCTGCCCAATACGCCGTTTGACACGTTAGATTTTGCCAGTGAAAAAATTGGTTTGGGCGGACGCATGGGGATCGACGCAACCACCAAAATCCCCCCGGAAACCGAACATGAGTGGGGGGAAGCCCTCGAATCCGACCCGGAGGTGGCGTCAATGGTCGATCGCCGTTGGGCGGAATATGGGTTAGCCGATTTAAACTTGGATGAGGTCAATCCCAATCTCTTTGGGTATGAAATTGGGTCTTGA
- a CDS encoding glycoside hydrolase family 55 protein: MLTSLSIGPLLLVATFLSAVGIGAIAPRAIAQTDEASIPELAESIAELSQIQSEAIAFPEDAAIVDVTQAPYNAVGDGITDDTAAIQRALDAYPNGNKIIYLPEGTYLISDRLTWPEGRPGATDYKRTILQGASTNGTVIKLQDDAPAYQDRDNPQSLIYTGPAPAQRFRNGIRNLSVDTGNGNPGAIAIQFNASNQGTVRDVKIRSGDGSGLYGLDFGFTDEIGPLLVKNVEIEGFDVGIRTGFTVNSITFENILLTDQNQYGLVNGSQVLAIRGLTSHNRVPAVYNASDNGAITLIDALLLGSDEGQIAIKNEGTLFARNITTSGYGGIIENDGVLAVEPGVSEIDEWVSQEVLSLFPSPPRSLNLPIRETPEVPWDNPDSWVNVMDFGAFADGKHDDTAAIQAAIDSGAQTLFFPSQGTFTVNGTVRIGGNVRRLIGTEGRVNGNGYFEIVDGSSDVVEIERFASLARGIVHTSSRSLILRHSILDSYQSALQGAGDVFIEDVAASPWTFNGQNVWARQFNVESDETAKITNNGGNLWILGLKTERGNVAIDTLNGGRTEVLGAHIYSTADFPSELMFRSVDSWVSFAGVRETNFNGNFFRTVVEETRDGTTRSLVWKEARGGVNGSLLPLYVGYPSEAIARQPQSVPEPSAIVALSGIGAILASRRRRKPQG; the protein is encoded by the coding sequence ATGTTGACCTCTCTATCGATCGGACCTTTATTATTGGTCGCTACTTTCCTCAGTGCAGTTGGGATTGGGGCGATCGCTCCGAGGGCGATCGCCCAAACGGACGAAGCATCCATTCCAGAATTGGCCGAATCGATCGCCGAATTGAGTCAAATCCAAAGCGAAGCGATCGCCTTTCCCGAAGATGCGGCGATCGTCGATGTCACGCAAGCCCCTTACAACGCCGTGGGTGACGGCATTACCGACGATACGGCAGCCATCCAACGCGCTCTCGACGCCTACCCCAACGGCAACAAAATCATTTACCTCCCCGAAGGCACCTATTTAATCTCCGATCGCCTCACCTGGCCCGAAGGGCGCCCCGGAGCCACCGACTACAAGCGCACGATTTTACAAGGCGCCAGCACCAACGGTACGGTTATCAAACTCCAGGACGACGCCCCCGCTTACCAAGACAGAGACAATCCCCAAAGTCTGATTTACACCGGACCCGCACCCGCCCAACGATTTCGCAATGGCATCCGCAACCTGAGTGTCGATACCGGGAACGGCAATCCCGGCGCGATCGCCATCCAATTCAATGCCAGCAATCAAGGAACCGTGCGCGACGTTAAAATCCGTTCCGGAGATGGATCGGGACTGTACGGGTTGGACTTCGGGTTTACCGACGAAATTGGACCGTTACTGGTTAAAAATGTCGAAATTGAAGGCTTTGACGTCGGTATCCGCACTGGATTTACCGTCAATAGCATCACCTTCGAGAATATTCTGCTAACCGACCAAAACCAATACGGTCTCGTCAATGGGTCTCAAGTCCTTGCCATTCGGGGCTTGACCAGTCACAATCGGGTTCCGGCAGTGTACAACGCCAGCGATAACGGCGCCATTACCCTCATCGATGCTTTATTACTCGGCAGCGACGAGGGACAAATCGCGATTAAAAATGAAGGAACTCTGTTTGCGCGCAACATCACCACGAGTGGCTATGGTGGCATTATCGAAAATGATGGCGTTTTAGCCGTCGAACCGGGAGTATCCGAGATCGACGAGTGGGTTTCTCAAGAAGTCTTGAGCCTGTTTCCCAGTCCGCCGCGATCGCTCAACTTGCCAATTCGCGAAACTCCCGAGGTTCCCTGGGACAATCCCGACAGTTGGGTGAATGTCATGGATTTTGGAGCGTTTGCAGATGGCAAACACGACGATACCGCAGCGATTCAGGCGGCGATCGACTCGGGCGCCCAAACCCTCTTTTTTCCTTCACAAGGAACCTTTACCGTCAACGGTACGGTTCGCATCGGCGGGAACGTGCGACGGTTGATCGGAACCGAGGGACGAGTCAACGGTAACGGCTATTTCGAGATCGTCGATGGAAGCTCGGACGTGGTGGAGATCGAGCGATTTGCGAGTTTGGCCCGAGGAATCGTCCATACCTCCTCGCGCAGCCTGATTTTGCGTCATTCGATCCTCGACAGTTACCAAAGTGCTTTGCAAGGGGCGGGGGACGTGTTTATCGAAGATGTAGCTGCTTCCCCGTGGACGTTTAACGGTCAAAATGTCTGGGCGCGCCAGTTCAACGTGGAATCGGACGAAACCGCCAAAATCACGAATAATGGCGGTAATTTGTGGATTTTGGGCTTAAAAACGGAACGGGGGAATGTGGCGATCGACACCCTCAATGGGGGGCGCACGGAGGTACTGGGAGCCCATATTTATTCCACTGCCGATTTTCCCTCGGAGTTGATGTTTAGAAGTGTTGACTCGTGGGTGTCTTTCGCTGGGGTTCGCGAAACCAATTTTAACGGCAATTTCTTTCGCACGGTGGTTGAAGAAACCCGAGATGGAACCACGCGATCGCTCGTCTGGAAAGAAGCCCGAGGCGGCGTCAACGGGAGTTTGCTCCCCTTGTACGTCGGTTATCCTTCGGAGGCGATCGCCCGCCAACCTCAATCGGTTCCGGAACCGAGCGCGATCGTCGCCTTGAGCGGAATTGGCGCGATTCTGGCCTCTCGGCGTCGGCGGAAACCCCAGGGCTGA
- a CDS encoding sensor histidine kinase: protein MFQATRRRLAIWYATVTAVLLLLFATGFYVYVRTTLIERIDDTLKHVVEVVERSLAIEPVAGENNHFRVNIVASFRNTPETIEDDRIDIEWFSPMGELLWSTMWEPLDVPLHPDRVGETVQLQSGQLLRQVTDRVQIGREVLGYLRVSHPWFEVTKPIRQLIFDLTVGTILMVIGVAAIGWLLSGLAMEPVKASYQHLKQFTADASHELRNPIATIQTNVQVALADPDLDNSAQRQQLLLVERLTRRLGKLVDDLLFLARQDSGMLHPCWETVHLDELAIEVVEEQHAIAADKQVLLSLDILDPLPESNAEERRSGEYTPPADLDFTLSGDRDALARLLTNLVSNAVQYTPNGGQVEVKLDYVPAANRSNPSENLRVTIADTGIGIPNRCLPHIFERFYRVDPARARDNGRNASGVASLTAQTVSGSGLGLAIARAIVESHHGYIRVKSQENNGTTVQVILPIAQPEK from the coding sequence ATGTTTCAAGCAACTCGGCGGCGATTGGCGATTTGGTATGCGACAGTTACGGCGGTTTTGTTGTTATTGTTTGCAACTGGATTTTATGTTTACGTCCGAACGACATTGATCGAACGGATTGACGATACCCTCAAACACGTGGTGGAGGTGGTAGAACGATCGCTGGCGATCGAACCTGTCGCGGGAGAAAACAACCATTTTCGTGTCAATATTGTCGCGAGTTTTCGCAATACTCCCGAGACCATCGAAGACGATCGCATCGATATCGAATGGTTCAGTCCGATGGGGGAACTGTTGTGGTCTACGATGTGGGAACCTCTCGACGTTCCCCTCCATCCCGATCGCGTCGGCGAAACCGTACAATTGCAAAGCGGTCAGCTTTTGCGACAAGTCACCGATCGCGTGCAAATCGGACGGGAAGTTTTAGGATATTTGCGGGTCAGTCACCCCTGGTTTGAGGTGACTAAACCGATTCGCCAATTAATTTTTGATTTGACCGTGGGGACGATTTTAATGGTGATTGGAGTGGCGGCGATCGGGTGGTTGTTATCTGGGTTGGCGATGGAACCTGTCAAAGCATCTTACCAACATTTAAAACAGTTTACGGCGGATGCATCTCACGAGTTGAGAAATCCGATCGCCACGATTCAAACGAACGTTCAAGTTGCTTTGGCGGATCCCGATCTCGACAATAGCGCACAAAGACAACAACTTTTACTGGTGGAACGACTCACCCGACGGTTGGGAAAATTGGTGGACGATCTGCTATTTTTGGCGCGACAAGATAGCGGAATGCTACACCCATGTTGGGAAACGGTGCATTTAGACGAGTTGGCGATCGAGGTGGTGGAAGAACAGCACGCGATCGCCGCCGACAAGCAAGTTTTACTCTCACTCGATATACTCGACCCCTTGCCGGAATCGAACGCGGAGGAACGGCGATCGGGGGAATACACCCCACCCGCCGACCTCGACTTTACCTTATCCGGCGATCGCGACGCCCTAGCGCGGTTATTGACCAATTTGGTGAGCAATGCAGTCCAGTACACCCCAAATGGCGGTCAGGTCGAAGTTAAGTTGGACTACGTTCCCGCCGCCAATCGGTCCAACCCCTCCGAAAATTTACGGGTGACGATCGCCGATACCGGAATTGGCATTCCCAACCGATGTTTACCGCACATTTTCGAGCGTTTTTATCGCGTCGATCCGGCCCGAGCTCGCGACAACGGACGAAACGCCTCCGGCGTCGCTTCGCTAACGGCTCAAACCGTTTCTGGGTCGGGGTTAGGACTGGCGATCGCTCGGGCGATCGTCGAGAGTCATCACGGTTACATTCGGGTTAAAAGTCAAGAGAATAACGGAACGACAGTACAAGTAATTTTACCGATCGCCCAACCCGAAAAATAG
- the tgt gene encoding tRNA guanosine(34) transglycosylase Tgt, whose amino-acid sequence MGHHFTFNTQAKCSHTEARAGRFETPHGSVETPIFMPVGTLATVKTLTPAQLRSTGAQMVLANTYHLHLQPGERIVAKAGGLHEFMQWTGPMLTDSGGFQVFSLSSLRTIAEKGVTFRSPRDGRTIELTPEKSIQIQHALGADVIMAFDECPPYPATWEEVELATARTYRWLERCIAVHDPRDRALFGIVQGGVYPDLRAEAARSLAKLDLPGYAIGGVSVGEPPELIEKIVKVTAPHLPADKPRYLMGVGTPREMVRAIAAGVDLFDCVIPTRWARHGAVLVGGDRWNIKNARFTEDFTPLDGDCPCYTCQNFSRAYLNHLWRSREILVYTLLSIHNITELMRFTRRIREAIAGDRFAEEFASWLAAAPS is encoded by the coding sequence TTGGGTCACCATTTTACGTTTAACACCCAGGCAAAGTGCAGCCACACCGAGGCGAGGGCTGGACGGTTCGAGACGCCGCACGGCTCGGTAGAAACACCGATATTTATGCCTGTAGGAACTTTGGCAACCGTGAAAACGCTGACGCCAGCGCAGTTACGATCGACGGGGGCGCAGATGGTGTTGGCCAATACGTATCATTTACACCTCCAACCGGGGGAACGCATCGTGGCGAAAGCAGGTGGACTGCACGAGTTTATGCAGTGGACTGGCCCGATGCTGACGGATTCCGGTGGATTTCAAGTTTTTAGTTTGAGTTCTTTACGGACGATCGCGGAAAAAGGAGTGACGTTTCGATCGCCGCGCGACGGTCGCACGATCGAGTTGACGCCGGAAAAGTCGATCCAGATCCAACATGCCCTCGGCGCGGACGTCATTATGGCGTTTGACGAATGTCCGCCCTATCCGGCGACCTGGGAGGAGGTGGAGTTAGCCACGGCCCGAACCTATCGCTGGTTGGAACGGTGCATCGCCGTCCACGACCCGCGCGATCGCGCTTTATTCGGGATCGTCCAAGGTGGCGTTTACCCGGATTTGCGCGCCGAGGCGGCCCGGTCTCTGGCGAAGTTGGATTTACCCGGCTACGCGATTGGCGGGGTCAGCGTCGGGGAACCGCCGGAATTAATTGAAAAAATTGTTAAGGTGACCGCGCCCCATTTACCCGCAGACAAGCCCCGGTATTTGATGGGGGTGGGAACGCCGAGGGAAATGGTTCGGGCGATCGCGGCGGGGGTAGATTTGTTCGATTGCGTGATTCCGACGCGCTGGGCTCGTCACGGTGCGGTGTTGGTGGGCGGCGATCGCTGGAATATTAAAAATGCCCGCTTTACGGAAGATTTTACCCCCCTCGACGGGGACTGTCCCTGTTATACTTGCCAGAACTTCAGCCGCGCTTATCTCAATCACTTGTGGCGATCGCGCGAAATTTTGGTTTATACTTTGCTCTCCATTCACAATATCACCGAGTTAATGCGCTTCACTCGCCGCATTCGCGAGGCGATCGCAGGCGATCGCTTTGCTGAAGAATTTGCCAGTTGGCTCGCTGCCGCTCCCTCGTAA